From a region of the Leptospira kmetyi serovar Malaysia str. Bejo-Iso9 genome:
- a CDS encoding beta strand repeat-containing protein, with protein MKSRFFVFIFLSIFLQSCMAWPLLTGTIGLAAGKKGGGSLFLLPPGSSASVLSRIELNAKDSSIAQGTSTTVQVTAIYDNGTNEDITNSASIVSLSQSVATVQGSSVRGFSSGASQIQAEYKGLTSEIQIVVTSASLNSIQVTTSASGSLPKGTNRSFSAVGIFSDGSNQDLTNDPMTVWSSSDSSVATVNSSGSAKGINLGISNIRATFGSKQGSASLAVSAAILSSIEVTPSNPSIPLGANQQLTAIGVYSDNSTQDITSSVAWAVLDADVASIRTNGLLETSNTGSTTIFASIGSVIGSAALTVTSASLVGISVSPVNSSRAKGLNQSFTAIGILSDNTSLDITDQVSWSSSDTNVLTISNASGSHGLGTTFNQGNVTVSATIGGIEGFTDFTVTQATLVSIGVSPSLPSKAKGLTQQFTATGTYTDNSTQDITSSVTWTSSSSIVSVSNVSGSEGLAQTLTTGNTIITATLGSVSGNTTFTVTSTILTSIQIGPIHPSLAKGLVRIFTAIGIYSDFSNADISSSVTWSSSNPTVASISNASGSEGSAFGNTTGTTNIKATLGSVNSPDSTLSVTAAELVSIGITPASSSKAKGLTENFSATGVFTDNSTQDLTEQVTWNSSDTTIAQIENVSGNKGFTYALIAGSSDISATLGGITSPSVSFSVTPASLVSISVTPNSSSVAKGLTQQFYATGTYTDHSTEDLTTSVSWSSSLPSKAVVSNASGSEGLTNTLTTGATTITATIGSISGNAILNVTSAILTSISVTPSLPSVAKGLTKQFYATGIFSDNSTQDLTSVSTWVSSDSSKVNIANGAGSEGLALAFALGSSNIRAIYNSIQSMPVTMTVTAAELVNIVVSPPSPSKAKGLTQQFIATGIYTDSSSQDLTNLVTWYSSDTSVAPIGNAIGFVGLATGLSTGSSNVSAIYNSLSSNSVNFTVNPAALVSIQVSPVNGSAAKGLNRQFTALGVYSDASTQDITNSVSWSSSNPVFVSVSNSIGTVGRASALQIGTSTITATSGSISGTTDLTVSAAILTSIAVSPTNPTINATATRQFSAVGTYSDGSTTDLTSTATWSSSNNSSATVSNASGTQGLATGILAGTPAITATYGSVSGNTTLTVNAIDTTPPTVTSIVSLSPTTVRVVYSESVNNTEALTLSNYKVVNSSSFTGNCSDNTDFNGNSQTGDFSLSGISGSGNTFTITLSSSQIAGKTYTLVVNKAGVHDLSFAPNLLGCPNNADFTGQEQLKISGAVCNTVGRVIVSFSKPLFSGADVAKSAECSNQSQCALRYKFTGVSSLGNVTSAKILDGTVCGGALADSSKVCLTHSLSQSGGQYTVIAANNLDGDGFDNVSWGAIRNSSDTENLQSSPKDRTSFIGCGSSPVNFADGPIATNPFGDDSSFGYLTGYNNQIYIGPNSNGNQAVRFNYNGTSPESVSFSFTKDTTSSSGTSNVSSNSASSRDGGIGVPPYVTIGHTGCTLNNANQATGCGPDNEDGRGVFATGLLGGTAHILMAGSRSSENFNYLYYSSDTDSGLDFKYIDMGTITGTVTAGTSSITVLNDRIYAGFAKRNQGSNSPDFGKVTFNTSDSTRCTVGSNCNANDGSRGDRFRIDRMPYFGGGSQEGNNSSINWAYYVGIDSLFVFNGRLYAANGGFPNSSHNGSIIRSTSGNPIPCDGTDSCPGWADVAPRTDAKWHNGSNNNWFSLELTKYYDMIPGDKAFSQFAEFNGRMYVTRTVCLTPQDNSGLRGSVQTISGCTNGTYTNRRPQLWKCDPTISGNATLCEAGDWSVVGDDGNGFTNFGNASNHSMTMVVANGSYLYVGFDNESGVQIWRTNVSNPGSASNVWEQIGGNGLGDTTNHQIYSAIAGADAGMNYIYVSVGKNNQPVRVYRQQNN; from the coding sequence ATGAAGAGCCGATTTTTCGTTTTTATATTTCTATCCATTTTTTTACAGAGTTGTATGGCTTGGCCTCTGCTCACCGGCACGATCGGTTTGGCGGCGGGTAAAAAAGGCGGAGGTTCCTTATTTCTTCTTCCTCCGGGAAGTTCGGCTTCCGTTCTTTCCCGCATCGAACTTAACGCCAAAGATTCTTCCATCGCTCAAGGCACGAGCACGACCGTTCAAGTGACCGCGATTTACGATAACGGTACGAACGAAGACATTACCAATTCCGCTTCCATCGTTTCGCTTTCCCAATCCGTCGCGACGGTTCAAGGAAGCAGCGTGAGAGGATTTTCTTCCGGCGCTTCCCAAATCCAAGCGGAATATAAGGGTTTAACTTCGGAGATCCAAATCGTCGTGACCTCGGCTTCTTTAAATTCGATTCAGGTTACGACTTCCGCTTCCGGTTCTTTGCCGAAAGGTACAAATCGAAGTTTTAGCGCGGTGGGAATTTTTTCGGACGGTTCCAATCAGGATCTTACAAACGACCCGATGACCGTTTGGTCCTCAAGCGATTCTTCGGTGGCGACCGTAAATTCATCCGGTTCGGCCAAAGGAATTAATTTAGGAATTTCTAATATTCGAGCGACCTTCGGTTCCAAACAAGGTTCCGCTTCGCTTGCGGTAAGCGCGGCGATACTTTCTTCGATCGAGGTTACGCCTTCAAACCCGAGCATTCCCCTCGGCGCGAATCAACAATTAACCGCGATCGGTGTTTATTCGGACAATTCAACCCAGGACATCACGTCCTCGGTCGCTTGGGCGGTTTTGGACGCGGACGTCGCGTCCATTCGGACAAACGGTCTATTAGAAACTTCGAATACTGGGTCGACCACGATTTTTGCTTCGATCGGCTCCGTAATCGGATCGGCCGCGTTAACCGTAACATCTGCGTCCTTGGTCGGAATTTCGGTTTCTCCGGTAAATTCTTCCCGAGCAAAAGGATTGAATCAATCGTTTACCGCGATCGGAATTCTTTCCGATAACACGAGCTTGGATATTACGGATCAGGTTTCTTGGAGCTCTTCGGACACGAACGTTCTTACGATTTCCAACGCTTCGGGTAGTCACGGCTTGGGAACAACCTTCAACCAGGGCAACGTTACGGTTTCCGCGACCATCGGCGGCATAGAGGGTTTTACGGATTTTACGGTGACTCAAGCGACCTTGGTTTCCATCGGAGTATCTCCGAGTTTACCTTCGAAAGCGAAAGGTCTTACGCAACAATTTACAGCAACAGGAACGTATACGGACAACTCCACGCAGGACATCACTTCTTCCGTAACTTGGACTTCCTCTTCGAGCATCGTAAGCGTGTCTAACGTTTCCGGTTCGGAGGGTTTAGCGCAGACTTTGACGACCGGAAACACGATCATCACCGCGACGCTAGGTTCCGTTTCCGGAAACACAACGTTTACCGTGACTTCCACTATTCTTACTTCGATCCAAATCGGACCGATCCATCCTTCTCTTGCCAAAGGTTTGGTGAGAATTTTTACGGCGATCGGAATCTATTCGGATTTTTCGAACGCGGATATCAGCTCCTCGGTGACTTGGTCCTCTTCGAATCCCACCGTCGCTTCGATTTCCAACGCTTCGGGAAGCGAAGGCTCCGCGTTCGGAAACACAACCGGAACCACAAATATTAAAGCGACATTGGGAAGCGTCAACAGCCCGGATTCAACGTTATCCGTAACCGCGGCGGAACTCGTTTCGATTGGAATCACACCCGCGTCTTCTTCCAAAGCGAAAGGTCTTACGGAGAATTTTTCCGCCACGGGAGTTTTTACCGATAACTCCACGCAGGATCTCACCGAACAAGTGACTTGGAACTCCTCCGATACGACGATCGCACAAATCGAAAACGTTTCCGGCAATAAAGGGTTTACGTACGCTTTAATTGCCGGGTCGAGCGACATCTCCGCTACGTTAGGCGGAATTACGAGTCCGAGCGTTTCTTTTTCGGTAACTCCGGCTTCGCTCGTTTCGATTTCCGTTACGCCGAACAGTTCTTCCGTTGCAAAAGGTTTAACCCAACAATTCTACGCGACCGGAACGTATACGGATCATTCCACCGAGGATCTTACAACTTCCGTTTCTTGGTCCTCTTCCCTTCCTTCCAAGGCGGTGGTCAGCAACGCTTCCGGTTCGGAAGGTCTGACCAACACCTTGACTACGGGCGCTACTACGATCACAGCGACGATCGGCTCGATTTCGGGTAACGCTATATTGAACGTGACTTCGGCGATTCTCACCTCGATTTCCGTTACACCGAGCCTTCCTTCGGTGGCGAAAGGTCTTACCAAACAATTCTACGCAACCGGAATCTTTTCGGACAATTCGACTCAGGATTTGACCTCCGTTTCGACTTGGGTTTCTTCGGATTCTTCGAAGGTGAACATCGCGAATGGCGCAGGCTCGGAAGGTTTGGCGCTCGCATTCGCATTAGGAAGTTCGAATATTAGAGCAATCTACAATTCGATTCAGAGCATGCCGGTCACGATGACGGTCACCGCGGCGGAACTCGTAAACATCGTAGTCAGTCCGCCTTCTCCCTCGAAAGCGAAAGGTTTGACTCAGCAGTTCATCGCAACGGGAATTTATACGGACAGCTCCAGTCAGGATCTTACCAATCTTGTCACCTGGTATTCTTCCGATACGAGCGTCGCTCCGATCGGCAACGCGATCGGCTTTGTCGGTTTAGCAACCGGGCTTTCCACCGGTTCTTCGAACGTTTCCGCGATTTATAATTCATTGAGCAGTAACTCCGTAAATTTTACGGTCAATCCGGCCGCGTTAGTCTCCATTCAAGTCAGTCCGGTCAACGGAAGCGCGGCCAAAGGTTTAAACCGTCAGTTCACCGCTTTGGGAGTTTATTCGGACGCTTCCACTCAAGACATTACGAATTCGGTTTCTTGGTCTTCCTCCAACCCGGTTTTCGTTTCGGTTTCCAATTCGATCGGAACCGTGGGAAGAGCGAGCGCGCTTCAAATCGGAACGTCTACGATTACGGCGACATCCGGTTCCATATCGGGAACCACGGATTTAACCGTGAGCGCGGCGATTCTTACCTCGATCGCAGTGTCTCCGACCAATCCTACGATCAATGCGACTGCGACCAGACAATTCTCCGCTGTGGGAACCTATTCGGACGGAAGCACTACGGATTTGACTTCGACCGCGACTTGGTCCAGCTCTAACAATTCTTCGGCAACGGTGAGTAACGCGTCCGGCACGCAGGGATTGGCGACGGGAATTCTCGCGGGAACTCCCGCAATCACCGCGACCTACGGATCTGTTTCCGGAAACACAACCCTTACCGTAAACGCGATCGACACGACCCCTCCCACGGTGACTTCGATCGTTTCCTTATCCCCGACGACGGTTCGAGTCGTATATTCAGAATCCGTAAACAATACCGAAGCTCTTACCTTATCCAATTACAAAGTCGTCAATAGTTCTTCGTTTACCGGAAACTGTTCGGACAATACGGACTTTAACGGAAATTCTCAAACGGGAGATTTTTCGTTGAGCGGAATCAGTGGAAGCGGCAACACGTTTACGATCACACTTTCGAGTTCTCAAATCGCGGGAAAAACATATACGCTTGTTGTAAACAAAGCGGGAGTTCACGATCTTTCCTTTGCGCCGAATCTTTTGGGTTGTCCGAATAACGCCGATTTTACGGGACAAGAACAATTAAAAATTTCGGGAGCGGTTTGTAACACCGTCGGTCGCGTAATCGTTTCCTTTTCGAAACCTTTGTTCTCGGGAGCGGACGTCGCAAAATCGGCGGAATGTTCCAATCAATCACAATGCGCTTTGCGATATAAGTTCACCGGCGTTTCTTCTTTAGGGAACGTAACGAGCGCGAAAATTTTGGATGGAACGGTTTGCGGCGGCGCGCTCGCGGATTCCTCCAAAGTGTGCCTAACGCATTCTCTTTCTCAATCGGGCGGTCAATACACTGTGATCGCCGCGAACAACTTGGACGGGGACGGCTTCGACAACGTGTCCTGGGGTGCCATTCGAAATTCTTCCGATACGGAGAATCTACAATCTTCTCCGAAAGATAGAACCAGCTTTATCGGATGCGGTAGTTCTCCCGTAAACTTTGCGGACGGTCCGATCGCTACCAATCCTTTCGGAGACGATTCTTCGTTCGGTTATCTGACGGGTTATAACAATCAGATTTATATCGGGCCGAACTCGAACGGAAACCAAGCGGTTCGTTTTAATTACAACGGAACTTCCCCCGAATCCGTTTCCTTTTCCTTTACGAAGGACACAACCTCGTCTTCGGGAACGTCCAACGTTTCGTCTAACAGCGCTTCGTCGAGAGACGGAGGAATCGGCGTTCCTCCCTACGTGACGATCGGTCACACAGGTTGCACTTTGAACAACGCGAACCAAGCGACCGGATGCGGACCGGACAACGAAGACGGCAGAGGAGTTTTCGCAACGGGATTGTTAGGCGGAACGGCGCATATACTTATGGCGGGTTCAAGATCTTCCGAAAACTTCAATTATCTCTATTATTCTTCCGATACGGATTCCGGTCTCGACTTCAAGTATATCGACATGGGAACGATCACAGGAACCGTAACCGCTGGAACCTCTTCGATCACCGTTCTCAACGATCGGATCTACGCCGGTTTTGCAAAACGAAATCAAGGTTCTAATTCGCCGGACTTCGGAAAGGTCACGTTCAACACTTCCGATTCCACGAGATGTACTGTGGGAAGTAATTGTAATGCGAACGACGGATCTCGGGGAGATCGTTTTAGAATCGATAGAATGCCATACTTCGGAGGCGGTTCTCAGGAAGGAAACAACTCTTCGATCAACTGGGCTTACTACGTGGGTATCGATTCGCTCTTCGTCTTCAACGGAAGACTGTATGCGGCCAACGGAGGATTTCCGAATTCATCACATAACGGAAGTATAATACGTTCCACGAGCGGAAACCCTATTCCTTGCGACGGAACCGATAGTTGTCCGGGCTGGGCCGATGTCGCGCCGCGCACCGATGCGAAATGGCATAACGGTTCCAATAACAATTGGTTCTCTCTCGAACTTACGAAGTACTACGATATGATTCCGGGAGATAAAGCGTTCTCTCAATTCGCGGAGTTTAACGGAAGAATGTACGTCACCAGAACGGTCTGTTTGACGCCTCAAGACAACTCGGGACTCAGAGGATCGGTTCAAACGATCTCCGGTTGTACGAACGGAACTTATACGAACCGAAGACCGCAACTTTGGAAATGCGATCCCACGATCAGCGGAAACGCGACCCTCTGCGAAGCGGGAGATTGGTCCGTTGTGGGAGACGACGGAAACGGATTTACCAATTTCGGAAACGCATCCAATCACAGTATGACGATGGTTGTCGCAAACGGATCATATCTCTATGTGGGATTCGACAACGAAAGCGGAGTTCAAATCTGGAGAACGAACGTTTCCAATCCGGGAAGCGCGTCTAACGTATGGGAACAAATCGGCGGAAACGGACTGGGAGACACGACCAATCATCAGATCTATTCAGCGATTGCGGGAGCCGACGCGGGAATGAATTATATTTACGTAAGCGTAGGAAAAAACAACCAACCCGTGCGCGTATATAGACAACAGAATAATTGA
- a CDS encoding LIC_10463 family lipoprotein, translated as MRSPKKIKSNLFVRITEIVSIVWIVFAGSLFCQGSDKSEKLTFLNNEQNGMFRLQSFVHGRMEAAIRIRDYEFTIKQAEDVRGVFQIDSTNPDLRVRLVKKEFPWDTKTECANTNSGNTYSCKIEIGSLEKGRYLLSVYREHGESESNFNLFAGIFGKGYIDVESANDR; from the coding sequence ATGCGAAGTCCGAAAAAAATCAAATCCAACTTGTTCGTCCGTATTACGGAGATCGTTTCGATCGTGTGGATCGTTTTTGCGGGCTCTCTATTCTGCCAAGGAAGCGATAAATCCGAGAAGCTGACCTTTCTCAACAACGAACAAAACGGAATGTTTCGTCTTCAATCTTTCGTTCACGGGAGAATGGAAGCGGCCATCCGGATTCGCGATTACGAGTTTACGATCAAACAAGCCGAGGACGTTCGAGGAGTTTTTCAAATCGATTCGACGAACCCGGACTTAAGAGTTCGTCTCGTCAAAAAAGAATTCCCTTGGGATACAAAGACGGAATGTGCAAATACGAATTCAGGAAACACGTATTCCTGCAAGATTGAAATCGGTTCCCTGGAAAAAGGACGTTATCTTCTTTCCGTTTATCGGGAACATGGAGAGAGCGAATCCAACTTCAATCTTTTTGCGGGAATATTCGGAAAAGGTTATATAGATGTCGAATCGGCAAACGATCGTTAA
- a CDS encoding HTTM domain-containing protein produces MREKLLFNLFSRASNPVPAWSLGLYRIVLGFLLFILAFRYFANGWIARYFLDPVFHFKFYGLSWIGVLPAWILYPLFVSLLFFAVCISLGVFYRISVLCFFLIFTYINLLEVAVYLNHYYLICLILFLLIWIPADRALNLFHIFRIFKNRAIQEIEPIPAWNLYILRFQIGVVYFFGGIGKLVPDWLFDAQPVRIWLLRNSDMPIFGSTLSMSATGYFFSYAGLIFDLTVPFLLLNKNTRAFGYSLVLIFHFLTWKLFPIGMFPWVMIVNATLFFSPTWPVDLFQFLKSRRMLPDRENILHFLWTRFPIHFRKSVFSFIESFLAYLESKSAISENLLLSKVEVLKNKSGFLLSDRMLRYFWIFYILFQSLFPLRHFLYPGNHLWTEQGFRFSWQIMLVQKNGIASFRVVNQQTGETNVVLPESHLNEIQRIMMSYQPDLILQFAHWAGKNEKERTGQEVSVYADVMVSLNGRKSQVLIDPERDLMKVSNSLANKEWILSGDEE; encoded by the coding sequence ATGCGAGAAAAACTTCTTTTCAACCTATTCTCCCGGGCTTCGAACCCGGTCCCCGCTTGGTCCCTGGGCCTTTATAGAATCGTCCTAGGATTTCTTCTTTTTATATTAGCATTTCGTTATTTTGCAAACGGATGGATCGCGAGATACTTTCTCGATCCGGTTTTTCACTTTAAGTTCTACGGACTTTCGTGGATTGGAGTTCTTCCCGCTTGGATTCTGTATCCTCTTTTCGTTTCCCTTCTTTTTTTCGCGGTTTGCATCTCACTCGGAGTTTTTTACCGGATCAGCGTCCTTTGTTTTTTTCTGATATTCACGTATATCAACCTTCTCGAAGTAGCGGTGTATCTCAATCACTACTATCTCATCTGTCTGATTCTTTTTCTTTTGATCTGGATTCCGGCCGACAGAGCCTTGAATCTATTTCATATTTTTAGAATATTCAAAAACAGAGCGATTCAGGAGATCGAACCGATCCCCGCTTGGAATCTTTATATTCTCCGGTTTCAAATCGGAGTGGTTTATTTTTTCGGAGGAATCGGCAAACTCGTTCCGGATTGGCTGTTCGACGCGCAACCCGTTCGGATTTGGCTTTTGAGAAACTCGGATATGCCGATTTTCGGATCGACTCTTTCGATGTCCGCGACGGGATATTTTTTCAGCTACGCGGGTTTGATCTTCGATCTTACGGTTCCGTTTCTTCTTTTAAACAAGAATACCAGAGCGTTCGGATATTCATTAGTTCTAATATTTCATTTTTTGACCTGGAAGCTTTTTCCGATCGGAATGTTTCCCTGGGTGATGATCGTAAACGCGACTTTGTTTTTTTCGCCGACTTGGCCCGTGGATCTGTTTCAATTCCTCAAATCCAGAAGAATGCTTCCCGATCGCGAGAATATTCTACATTTCTTATGGACCCGTTTTCCGATTCATTTTAGAAAATCGGTATTCTCCTTTATCGAATCTTTTTTGGCGTATTTGGAATCCAAGTCCGCGATTTCGGAGAATCTTCTTCTTTCCAAGGTCGAAGTTCTGAAAAACAAATCCGGTTTTCTTTTATCCGATCGGATGTTGCGTTACTTCTGGATTTTTTACATTCTTTTCCAAAGTCTTTTTCCTCTCCGACATTTTCTTTATCCGGGAAATCATCTTTGGACCGAACAAGGTTTTCGTTTTTCCTGGCAGATCATGTTGGTTCAGAAAAACGGAATCGCTTCGTTTCGAGTCGTGAATCAACAAACCGGCGAAACCAACGTGGTTCTTCCCGAATCTCATTTGAACGAAATCCAAAGGATCATGATGAGTTATCAACCGGACCTAATTCTTCAGTTCGCGCATTGGGCGGGGAAGAATGAAAAGGAAAGAACCGGCCAGGAAGTTTCCGTTTACGCGGACGTTATGGTTTCGTTAAACGGAAGAAAGAGTCAGGTTCTGATCGACCCGGAGAGAGATCTGATGAAGGTTTCCAATTCCCTCGCCAACAAGGAATGGATTCTCTCCGGCGACGAAGAATGA
- the dprA gene encoding DNA-processing protein DprA, with amino-acid sequence MNPLVLSDSVVSKICYKNRIFENHNSWNDFGGALERSVPASILKNAERAAEKIRSDLFKTGFSVLCFFDLEYPALLKRIYDPPLILFYKGDPKILKESLAAVVGTRNPSPVSTFASELFPSYLKKNGFSGIVSGLAKGIDAITMNSALDETLSVIGVMGTGPETEYPRENKSLYQRMKSSERTLILTEYPPGHKVLKYSFPKRNRIVTGLAESVFIVEAPEKSGAISSAHNALEQNRRIFIFSDPLQTKNQGGEILIQDGAEGLSLHDVSLGMREVFHVNDLLPDSQSKIPGMLAELSKKRFSGEWKPIGSGYYARKTSFQPILPGFEPGPRLVPGPL; translated from the coding sequence ATGAACCCGCTCGTCCTTTCGGATTCGGTCGTTTCGAAGATATGTTATAAAAATAGAATATTCGAAAATCATAACTCTTGGAACGACTTCGGCGGCGCTCTGGAACGTTCCGTTCCGGCTTCGATTTTAAAAAACGCGGAGCGTGCCGCCGAAAAAATCCGTTCGGATCTTTTCAAAACCGGATTCTCCGTTCTTTGTTTTTTCGATCTGGAATATCCCGCTTTATTAAAACGGATCTACGATCCTCCTTTGATTCTTTTTTACAAAGGCGATCCGAAAATTTTAAAAGAATCCTTAGCGGCCGTGGTCGGCACGAGAAACCCTTCTCCGGTTTCTACGTTTGCGTCCGAGTTGTTTCCTTCTTATCTGAAAAAGAACGGTTTTTCCGGAATCGTATCGGGCCTTGCCAAAGGGATCGACGCGATCACGATGAATTCCGCGTTAGACGAAACCTTGTCCGTAATCGGAGTGATGGGAACCGGACCCGAAACGGAATATCCTCGCGAAAACAAATCGCTCTATCAAAGAATGAAATCCTCCGAAAGGACCTTGATCTTAACCGAATATCCTCCGGGTCATAAGGTGTTGAAGTATTCCTTTCCGAAACGAAATCGAATCGTGACCGGTCTCGCGGAATCCGTTTTTATCGTGGAAGCTCCCGAAAAATCGGGCGCGATTTCCTCGGCGCACAACGCTCTCGAACAAAACCGCAGAATTTTTATCTTTTCCGATCCGCTTCAAACGAAGAATCAAGGCGGAGAAATTCTGATTCAAGACGGCGCCGAAGGATTGAGTTTACACGATGTCTCTTTGGGGATGCGAGAAGTGTTTCACGTAAACGATCTTTTACCCGATTCTCAATCGAAAATTCCGGGAATGCTTGCAGAACTTTCTAAGAAGCGCTTTTCTGGCGAGTGGAAACCGATCGGTTCCGGTTACTATGCGAGAAAAACTTCTTTTCAACCTATTCTCCCGGGCTTCGAACCCGGTCCCCGCTTGGTCCCTGGGCCTTTATAG
- a CDS encoding tetratricopeptide repeat protein, with protein sequence MMQNILRSFFPFLLFLTLFVSCERSKNFGFQNRGDRPPTVEDLEAWKERLAMEEAEIIELEKKISAMAQKTRSAGALSWKIAQGYMKIGDYDMGVKFYNRALKENNEGKKVEIVGAELHFFEPAIPYFEKALLLKPVDQQLLFETALAYANASKDRGWETTRRQIAIDLFTHLAIQDPRDSRFPFQLSLIYFDSSMPDSSWEGVSAGFHDQDKALRIIDDIIKKEYKNVPARFAKANFLYRLGKVEDSKEEYLKVKKTIEELNDAGLVRGGLEKNDSYQNVLQNLKKIEESSSKEE encoded by the coding sequence ATGATGCAAAACATTCTCCGTTCTTTTTTTCCGTTCTTACTCTTCTTAACCCTTTTTGTTTCCTGCGAACGATCCAAAAATTTCGGCTTTCAAAATCGAGGAGATCGACCGCCCACCGTTGAGGATCTCGAGGCTTGGAAGGAAAGACTCGCGATGGAAGAAGCGGAGATCATCGAGTTGGAAAAGAAAATTTCGGCGATGGCTCAGAAGACAAGATCCGCGGGCGCTCTGAGTTGGAAGATCGCTCAGGGTTATATGAAAATCGGCGACTACGATATGGGCGTAAAGTTCTACAACCGCGCTCTGAAGGAAAACAACGAAGGCAAAAAAGTGGAGATCGTAGGCGCGGAACTTCATTTTTTCGAACCCGCGATTCCGTATTTCGAAAAAGCGCTTCTTTTAAAACCGGTCGATCAACAACTTCTTTTTGAAACCGCGCTCGCCTACGCAAACGCTTCCAAGGACCGAGGTTGGGAAACCACAAGAAGACAAATCGCGATCGATCTTTTCACACATCTTGCGATTCAGGATCCGCGCGATTCCAGATTTCCGTTTCAGCTTTCCTTGATCTATTTCGATTCTTCAATGCCGGATTCCTCTTGGGAGGGAGTTTCCGCGGGTTTTCACGATCAGGACAAGGCGTTGAGAATCATCGACGATATTATAAAAAAAGAATATAAGAACGTTCCCGCCCGTTTTGCCAAAGCGAACTTCCTCTATCGACTCGGAAAAGTCGAGGATTCCAAGGAAGAATATCTGAAGGTGAAAAAAACCATCGAGGAACTGAACGACGCGGGACTTGTGAGAGGCGGTTTGGAAAAGAACGATTCTTATCAAAACGTTTTGCAGAACCTGAAAAAAATAGAAGAAAGTTCCTCCAAGGAAGAATGA
- the ygiD gene encoding 4,5-DOPA dioxygenase extradiol encodes MNPVLFFGHGSPMNLVIPSDFTRNLEEFGSTLKDVKNILVVSAHWKTRGTYVSLSDPPEQIYDFYGFPQQLYEVQYRPSGSPELANRVKNLIKTVNVQTTEEWGIDHGSWGVLYFLFQKANLPVVQLSIDANLSPEKQYEIGKELQPLREEGTLIIGSGNIVHNLHKADFHNMNATPSDWAIEFDEFVRQALESRNDKAILDFQKKGEIAKLSQPTTEHFEPIFYVLGAMKPEEKVKFIHQSFQNRSVSMRSFTSV; translated from the coding sequence ATGAATCCAGTTTTATTTTTCGGCCACGGATCGCCGATGAATCTAGTCATCCCGTCCGACTTCACGCGCAATTTGGAAGAATTCGGATCCACCTTAAAGGATGTAAAAAACATACTCGTCGTTTCCGCGCATTGGAAAACGAGAGGAACTTACGTGAGTCTTTCCGATCCGCCGGAACAGATCTACGATTTTTACGGATTTCCGCAGCAATTATACGAAGTGCAATATCGACCTTCCGGATCGCCCGAGCTCGCAAACCGAGTGAAGAATCTGATCAAAACCGTAAACGTGCAGACTACGGAAGAATGGGGGATCGATCACGGAAGTTGGGGAGTTCTTTACTTTCTTTTTCAAAAAGCGAATCTTCCCGTAGTTCAGTTGAGCATCGACGCGAACCTAAGTCCTGAAAAACAATACGAGATCGGAAAAGAATTACAACCTTTGAGAGAGGAAGGAACCCTGATCATTGGAAGCGGAAACATCGTTCACAATCTTCACAAAGCGGATTTTCACAATATGAACGCGACCCCTTCCGATTGGGCGATCGAGTTCGACGAGTTCGTAAGACAAGCGCTGGAATCCAGAAACGATAAGGCGATTTTGGATTTTCAAAAGAAGGGAGAAATCGCGAAACTATCCCAGCCGACCACGGAACATTTCGAACCGATCTTTTACGTTTTAGGAGCTATGAAACCGGAAGAGAAGGTGAAGTTCATTCATCAGAGTTTTCAAAACCGATCGGTTTCGATGCGTTCCTTCACTTCGGTTTAA
- a CDS encoding GNAT family N-acetyltransferase: MDIRILDKNDLDWLVALEENCFGSAAWTREMLYSHLKECSGIGSTDQCYILYKRSIGEIEIYRVAVHSRLRRQGKAKELMERLFALEKEKTFFLEVSSHNSSAIALYESCGFQRIHTRKHYYEDGSDALIYRKTAVDVFENFSFEATD; encoded by the coding sequence TTGGATATAAGAATTCTCGATAAAAACGATCTGGATTGGCTCGTCGCTTTGGAAGAAAATTGTTTCGGAAGCGCGGCCTGGACAAGGGAAATGTTATATTCCCACCTTAAGGAATGTTCCGGGATCGGTTCGACTGATCAATGTTACATTCTTTACAAACGATCGATCGGCGAGATCGAGATTTATCGGGTCGCGGTTCATTCCCGCTTGAGAAGACAAGGAAAAGCAAAGGAACTGATGGAACGTCTTTTCGCTTTAGAAAAGGAGAAAACTTTTTTCCTCGAAGTGAGTTCTCACAATTCATCCGCGATCGCATTATACGAATCCTGCGGTTTTCAAAGAATTCATACTAGAAAACATTATTACGAAGACGGCTCGGACGCGTTGATCTACAGAAAAACTGCCGTGGACGTTTTCGAGAATTTCAGTTTCGAAGCCACGGATTAA